From Panicum hallii strain FIL2 chromosome 2, PHallii_v3.1, whole genome shotgun sequence, a single genomic window includes:
- the LOC112882376 gene encoding cyclin-D3-2-like — protein sequence MEAFAALFDPLYCPEEHLDLYHEEPGEDSEEQWPAALDDELPALFEAHRAKEGVVLAAEGEEDGYGGAAGREAAVGWACRAAARLGFSALTAALAAAYLDRCFLSGGALRLGDRPWMARLAAVACVALAAKVEETRVPLLLDLQLCAAAGPDADPADAYVFEAKTVRRMELLVLSALGWRMHPVTPFSYLQPLLADAAMRLHNCDGVLLAVMADWRWPRCRPSAWAAAALLATAGCGDDDSDLLALINAPEDEAAECARIISEATGMSFLAGAGGAGAGNKRKHATARMYSPPLSPSGVIGALSCFSCESSSSATADSRPASTAAAAAGAWVASVSSSPEPAGRDPKRAAAALPVPHPLPPDEESRDAWPSTCAA from the exons ATGGAGGCTTTCGCCGCGCTGTTCGACCCCCTCTACTGCCCCGAGGAGCACCTCGACCTGTACCACGAGGAGCCCGGCGAGGACTCGGAGGAGCAGTGGCCGGCGGCGCTCGACGACGAGCTGCCGGCGCTGTTCGAGGCGCACAGGGCCAAGGAGGGGGTGGTGCTGGCGGCCGAGGGGGAGGAGGACGGgtacggcggcgcggcggggcgtgAGGCCGCAGTCGGCTGGgcgtgccgcgccgcggcgCGGCTGGGCTTCTCCGCGCTCACCGCCGCTCTCGCCGCCGCCTACCTCGACCGCTGCTTCCTCTCCGGCGGCGCGCTCCGGCTCGGCGACCGCCCCTGGATGGCGCGCCTGGCCGCCGTCGCCTGCGTCGCGCTCGCCGCCAAGGTCGAGGAGACGCGCGTGCCGCTGCTCCTCGACCTCcagctctgcgccgccgccggccccgacgCCGACCCCGCGGACGCCTACGTGTTCGAGGCCAAGACGGTGCGCCGGATGGAGCTGCTCGTGCTCTCCGCGCTCGGATGGCGGATGCACCCTGTCACGCCCTTCtcctacctccagcccctcctcgCCGACGCCGCGATGCGCCTGCACAACTGCGACGGCGTCCTCCTCGCGGTCATGGCCG ATTGGAGGTGGCCTCGGTGCCGTCCCTCGGCGTGGGCTGCCGCCGCGTTGCTGGCCACCGCCGGCTGCGGCGACGACGACTCGGACCTCCTCGCGCTCATCAATGCCCCCGAG GACGAGGCCGCGGAGTGCGCCAGGATCATCTCCGAGGCGACGGGCATGAGcttcctcgccggcgccggcggcgccggcgccgggaaTAAGCGGAAGCACGCGACGGCGCGGATGTACTCGCCGCCGCTGAGCCCGAGCGGCGTGATCGGCGCGCTGTCCTGCTTCAGCTGCGAGAGCTCGTCGTCCGCCACGGCGGACTCGCGCCCTgcgtccacggcggcggcggcggccggcgcgtggGTGGCGTCCGTGTCGTCCTCCCCGGAGCCCGCCGGCCGGGACCCCaagcgcgccgcggcggcgctcccgGTCCCGCACCCGCTTCCCCCCGACGAGGAGAGCCGCGACGCCTGGCCGTCCACCTGCGCCGCGTGA